In Clostridium swellfunianum, a genomic segment contains:
- the rpoN gene encoding RNA polymerase factor sigma-54 has protein sequence MNFNLNLTQEQKLVMTQQMQLSIKLLQMSSLELQEHVDKELQENPVLEVSYAEEAHDENLKNRIDYKEFIKYLDFDKYGQRHYEKNDEEEVSPFNFISEQKSLKQDLVEQIIDLGVKDYLFPICEYIIDNLDERGYLEVSEEDISKQLNVEISIAREAIKIVQSLEPIGIAAMDLRECLKLQLERNGVLNNYLSVIIDKHLENIADNRYNLIAKSLGIELKEAQYYGDIIKSLQPKPSSGFYTGDEISYTAPDAYIKEIGSEFHILMNENLVPKLNINEIYKEIIKNENDVAAVEYVKEKINSALFLMKSIEHRKSTIYKVLEKILEIQQDFFKYGESYLKPMSLKDISESIGMHESTISRAIKDKYINTNRGTIKIKDLFTVGLSSANSAEDVSASIIKKEIKKMIDKEDKSKPLSDQAICDYLNEQGMNISRRTVAKYREEMNIKASSKRKRF, from the coding sequence ATGAACTTTAACTTAAACCTTACACAGGAACAAAAACTTGTTATGACTCAGCAAATGCAGCTTTCTATTAAGCTTCTCCAAATGTCTAGCCTTGAGCTTCAAGAACATGTTGATAAGGAATTGCAGGAAAATCCTGTACTCGAAGTTTCATATGCTGAAGAAGCTCATGATGAAAATCTTAAAAATAGAATTGATTATAAAGAGTTTATAAAATATTTGGACTTTGATAAATATGGACAGAGGCATTATGAAAAAAATGATGAAGAGGAAGTATCCCCCTTTAATTTTATAAGCGAACAAAAATCTTTAAAACAAGATTTAGTAGAACAGATTATAGATTTAGGTGTAAAGGATTACCTTTTTCCCATATGCGAATATATTATTGATAACCTAGATGAAAGGGGTTACTTAGAGGTTAGTGAAGAAGATATCTCTAAACAGCTGAATGTTGAAATATCTATTGCTAGGGAAGCAATCAAAATAGTTCAAAGTTTGGAGCCAATAGGGATTGCTGCAATGGATTTAAGGGAATGCCTAAAACTACAGCTAGAAAGAAATGGCGTTTTAAATAATTATTTGAGTGTTATAATTGATAAACATCTTGAAAATATTGCAGATAACAGATATAACCTAATAGCTAAGAGCTTAGGAATTGAGCTTAAAGAAGCCCAATATTATGGGGATATTATCAAAAGCCTTCAGCCAAAACCCTCAAGCGGATTTTATACAGGAGATGAAATAAGTTATACAGCTCCTGATGCATATATTAAAGAAATAGGTAGTGAGTTTCATATATTAATGAATGAAAACTTAGTGCCAAAGCTAAATATCAATGAAATTTATAAAGAGATAATAAAAAATGAAAATGATGTAGCTGCTGTAGAATACGTTAAAGAAAAGATAAATAGCGCTTTATTTTTAATGAAGAGTATTGAGCATAGAAAAAGCACTATATATAAGGTTTTAGAAAAAATACTAGAAATCCAACAAGATTTCTTTAAATATGGTGAAAGCTATTTAAAACCTATGTCGCTTAAAGATATATCTGAAAGTATAGGCATGCATGAGTCTACTATAAGCAGAGCTATAAAAGATAAGTATATAAATACAAATAGAGGAACTATAAAAATAAAAGATTTATTTACTGTGGGGCTATCTTCTGCAAATAGCGCAGAGGATGTATCAGCATCTATAATTAAAAAAGAGATTAAAAAAATGATAGATAAAGAAGATAAATCAAAGCCTCTTTCAGATCAGGCTATCTGCGACTATTTAAACGAGCAGGGAATGAATATTTCCAGAAGAACAGTAGCAAAATATAGAGAGGAAATGAATATTAAAGCTTCAAGTAAAAGAAAGAGGTTTTAG
- a CDS encoding sugar-binding transcriptional regulator translates to MREILKLAQKVVPETLELLVKRYNILRVINHNQPIGRRTLSSSLEIGERIVRSEINFLKEQNLIEINTPGMTITPEGEEVIHKLKDIIHELKGLSDLEEYIKKGLGLKNVIIVPGDLDQDKTVLSELGKAAANILKDLIRDKSIIALTGGSTIKEVVDNVPRITNFKDILVIPARGGMGKNVEIQANNLAASLAHKLSANYKLLHIPDNLTTTALSAVLNESDVKEIVDNIKNSDILIYGIGRADEMAKRRGLSSERVQELNSLGAVGEAFGNYFNSLGEIICSTSTIVVDSNSLKSIGNLIAVAAGESKAEAIVAIEKNLSHSTLITDEGAARKIINILDKIE, encoded by the coding sequence TTGCGCGAGATTTTAAAACTAGCTCAGAAAGTTGTACCCGAGACCTTAGAACTACTTGTTAAAAGATATAACATACTCAGGGTTATTAATCACAATCAGCCCATAGGAAGAAGAACACTATCAAGCAGCCTTGAAATTGGTGAAAGAATAGTTCGTTCTGAGATTAATTTTCTAAAAGAGCAAAACCTTATAGAAATAAACACTCCAGGAATGACTATTACTCCTGAAGGTGAGGAGGTAATACATAAGCTTAAGGACATAATTCATGAACTTAAGGGCCTCTCTGATTTAGAGGAATACATAAAAAAAGGGTTGGGACTTAAGAATGTTATAATAGTTCCAGGAGATTTAGATCAAGACAAAACAGTTCTTTCAGAATTGGGAAAAGCTGCAGCAAATATACTTAAGGATCTAATAAGAGATAAAAGTATTATTGCTCTTACAGGGGGCTCTACAATAAAGGAAGTTGTTGATAATGTCCCAAGAATTACTAATTTTAAAGATATTCTAGTTATACCTGCAAGAGGCGGCATGGGCAAAAATGTAGAGATCCAAGCAAATAACCTAGCGGCTAGTTTGGCACACAAACTTTCAGCCAACTACAAGCTTTTACATATTCCAGACAATTTAACTACTACTGCATTAAGTGCTGTATTAAATGAAAGCGATGTAAAAGAAATTGTAGATAATATAAAAAACTCAGATATACTTATTTATGGTATAGGACGAGCGGATGAAATGGCTAAAAGAAGAGGTCTCTCTTCTGAGAGGGTACAAGAACTAAATTCTTTAGGAGCAGTAGGTGAGGCTTTCGGAAATTACTTTAATAGTCTAGGCGAAATAATTTGTTCTACGTCAACTATTGTTGTAGACAGCAATTCGCTAAAGAGTATTGGAAACCTTATTGCAGTAGCTGCAGGTGAGAGCAAAGCAGAAGCTATAGTAGCAATAGAAAAGAACTTGTCTCACAGTACTTTAATCACTGATGAAGGTGCAGCTAGAAAAATAATTAATATTCTAGATAAAATAGAGTAA
- the gap gene encoding type I glyceraldehyde-3-phosphate dehydrogenase produces the protein MSNVKVAINGFGRIGRLAFRQMFGAEGYDVVAINDLTAPKMLAHLLKYDSSQGRYEGTVEAKESSIVVNGKEIKIYASADASKLPWGELDVDVVLECTGFYVSKAKSQAHINAGAKKVVISAPAGNDLPTVVYNVNHDILTADDNIISAASCTTNCLAPMAKALNDYAEIQSGIMSTIHAYTGDQMVLDGPHRGGDFRRARAAAVNIVPNSTGAAKAIGLVIPELNGKLIGSAQRVPVPTGSTTILTSVVKGKDVTVEGINAAMKAASNESFGYTEEQLVSSDIIGIKFGSLFDATQTMVTKIAEDLYQVQTVSWYDNENSYTSQMVRTIKHFANFLK, from the coding sequence ATGTCAAATGTTAAAGTAGCAATTAATGGTTTTGGTAGAATAGGACGTCTTGCATTCAGACAAATGTTTGGAGCAGAAGGATATGATGTTGTTGCAATCAACGATTTAACAGCTCCAAAGATGTTAGCACACTTATTAAAATATGATTCTTCACAAGGTAGATACGAAGGAACAGTTGAAGCAAAAGAGTCTTCTATAGTTGTTAATGGAAAAGAAATCAAAATATATGCATCAGCTGATGCTTCAAAACTTCCATGGGGAGAATTGGATGTAGACGTAGTACTTGAGTGTACTGGATTCTATGTATCTAAAGCAAAATCACAAGCACACATCAATGCAGGTGCTAAGAAAGTTGTTATTTCAGCTCCAGCTGGTAACGATCTTCCAACAGTTGTTTACAATGTAAACCATGATATATTAACTGCTGATGATAATATAATTTCAGCAGCTTCATGTACAACTAACTGCTTAGCTCCAATGGCTAAAGCACTTAATGACTATGCTGAAATTCAATCAGGTATAATGTCAACAATCCATGCTTACACTGGAGACCAAATGGTACTAGATGGCCCACACAGAGGAGGAGACTTCAGACGTGCTAGAGCTGCTGCTGTAAATATTGTTCCTAACTCAACAGGAGCTGCAAAAGCTATAGGATTAGTTATTCCAGAATTAAACGGAAAATTAATTGGTTCAGCACAAAGAGTTCCAGTTCCAACTGGTTCAACTACAATTTTAACTTCAGTTGTTAAAGGAAAAGATGTTACAGTTGAAGGAATTAACGCGGCTATGAAGGCGGCTTCAAATGAATCATTTGGTTACACTGAAGAGCAATTAGTATCTTCTGATATCATTGGAATAAAATTTGGTTCTCTATTTGATGCAACTCAAACAATGGTTACTAAAATTGCAGAAGATTTATACCAAGTTCAAACAGTTTCATGGTATGACAACGAAAACTCATACACTAGCCAAATGGTTAGAACTATAAAGCACTTCGCTAACTTTTTAAAGTAA
- a CDS encoding phosphoglycerate kinase codes for MSFNKKTIEDIQVKGKRVLVRCDFNVPMKDGKITDENRLNGALPTIKYLMEKGAKVILCSHLGKAKGPDPSLTLAPVAMRLSELLNKEVVFAADDTVVGDNARKAVSVAKDGDVILLENTRFRKEEGKNEDSFSQDLASIADVYVNDAFGSAHRAHCSTVGVTKFVDTAVCGYLIQKELKFLGEAVQNPTRPFCAILGGAKVVDKIAVIENLLDKVDTLIIGGGMAYTFFKAQGYEIGKSLLDEERLDYAKEMMEKAKTKGVKLLLPVDNRIAPEYADVEAKITEDQNVPEGYMGLDIGPKSEKLFAYAVREAKTVIWNGPMGVAEFKNFAAGTVAVAKAMADSGATTIIGGGDSAAAVNNLGFGDKMTHISTGGGASLEFLEGKELPGIAALNNK; via the coding sequence ATGAGCTTTAACAAAAAGACTATTGAAGATATACAGGTTAAAGGCAAAAGAGTTCTTGTAAGATGCGATTTCAACGTTCCAATGAAAGACGGAAAGATAACTGATGAAAATAGATTAAACGGAGCTCTTCCAACTATAAAATATTTAATGGAAAAGGGTGCTAAGGTTATACTTTGCTCACATCTAGGAAAAGCAAAGGGACCAGACCCAAGTCTTACACTTGCTCCAGTTGCAATGAGACTTTCTGAACTTCTAAATAAAGAGGTTGTTTTTGCTGCTGATGATACAGTGGTTGGAGACAATGCAAGAAAAGCAGTTTCAGTAGCTAAAGATGGAGATGTTATCCTTCTTGAAAATACAAGATTTAGAAAAGAAGAAGGTAAAAACGAGGACTCCTTCTCACAAGACTTAGCTTCAATTGCAGATGTTTATGTAAATGATGCTTTTGGATCAGCTCACAGAGCTCACTGTTCAACAGTAGGAGTTACGAAATTTGTTGATACAGCTGTTTGTGGATACTTAATCCAAAAGGAATTAAAGTTCCTTGGAGAGGCAGTTCAAAATCCAACAAGACCATTCTGTGCTATACTTGGTGGAGCAAAGGTTGTTGACAAGATAGCAGTTATAGAAAACCTACTTGACAAGGTAGATACTTTAATAATAGGTGGTGGAATGGCTTATACCTTCTTTAAGGCTCAAGGCTATGAAATAGGCAAGTCACTTTTAGATGAAGAAAGACTCGACTATGCTAAAGAAATGATGGAAAAGGCTAAGACTAAGGGAGTTAAACTGCTTCTTCCTGTAGACAACAGAATAGCTCCGGAATACGCTGATGTGGAAGCTAAGATAACAGAAGATCAAAACGTTCCTGAAGGATACATGGGATTGGATATTGGACCAAAATCAGAAAAACTTTTTGCTTATGCCGTTAGAGAAGCAAAGACAGTTATATGGAACGGACCAATGGGAGTTGCTGAATTTAAAAATTTTGCAGCAGGTACAGTAGCAGTTGCAAAGGCTATGGCCGATTCAGGAGCTACTACTATAATTGGTGGCGGAGACAGTGCTGCAGCAGTTAACAACTTAGGTTTCGGAGATAAAATGACTCATATTTCAACTGGTGGTGGAGCTTCACTTGAATTCTTAGAAGGAAAAGAACTTCCTGGGATAGCTGCGCTTAACAATAAATAA
- the tpiA gene encoding triose-phosphate isomerase: MRKPIIAGNWKMHKTIDEAVSFVEEIKDLVKEAKCEIVICPTFVSLDAVVKAVKGTNIKVGAQNVHFEDKGAFTGEIAPNMLEAVGVDYVIIGHSERRQYFNETDETVNKKLKAAFAHNIVPILCVGESLEERENNITEEVIGRQIKLDLTGLTPEQVENIVVAYEPIWAIGTGRTATSDQANETIAFIRKVIASVYGKEVADKTRIQYGGSVKPSTIAEQMAKSDIDGALVGGASLVAADFAAIVNF, from the coding sequence ATGAGAAAGCCAATAATCGCTGGAAACTGGAAAATGCACAAAACTATTGATGAAGCAGTTAGTTTTGTTGAAGAAATAAAGGACTTAGTTAAAGAAGCTAAGTGTGAAATTGTAATTTGCCCAACATTTGTTTCGCTAGACGCTGTAGTTAAAGCTGTTAAAGGAACGAATATTAAAGTAGGAGCTCAAAACGTTCATTTTGAAGATAAAGGAGCTTTTACAGGTGAAATTGCTCCAAATATGCTAGAAGCTGTTGGTGTAGATTATGTTATAATAGGACACAGCGAAAGAAGACAATATTTCAACGAAACTGATGAAACAGTTAACAAGAAGCTAAAGGCTGCTTTTGCTCACAACATAGTTCCAATACTCTGCGTTGGTGAGTCTCTTGAAGAAAGAGAAAATAATATAACTGAAGAAGTTATAGGTAGACAAATTAAGCTTGATTTAACAGGTTTAACTCCAGAGCAAGTAGAAAATATTGTTGTTGCTTATGAGCCAATTTGGGCTATAGGAACAGGCAGAACTGCAACTTCAGACCAAGCTAACGAAACTATAGCTTTCATTAGAAAAGTTATAGCCTCAGTATATGGAAAAGAAGTAGCAGACAAAACAAGAATACAGTATGGTGGTTCTGTTAAGCCTTCTACAATAGCAGAGCAAATGGCTAAATCAGACATAGATGGAGCATTAGTTGGGGGAGCGAGCCTTGTAGCAGCAGATTTCGCAGCAATAGTGAATTTCTAA
- the gpmI gene encoding 2,3-bisphosphoglycerate-independent phosphoglycerate mutase produces MSKKPVMLMILDGFGISDKVDGNAVAAAKKPNFDKYFNEYPNVQLGASGMDVGLPRGQMGNSEVGHLNIGAGRIIYQELTRITKAIEDGDFFEKAELNEAIDKAIKGSNSLHLLGLLSDGGVHSHIDHLKALIKLAKDKGLKKVYVHAFLDGRDVQPGSAKDFIAALEDYMKEVGVGKIASISGRYYAMDRDKRWERVQLAYNAIVLGEGETALSAMEAIESSYHDNKTDEFVLPTVILENGDPTAKIVNGDSVIFFNFRPDRAREITRAINDKVFDGFERDTLNLNYVCMTQYDKTMEGVSVVFKPESYNNTLGEYISRLGKKQLRIAETEKYAHVTFFFNGGVEAPNEGEDRALIASPKVATYDLKPEMSAYELTDELIRRIDTDEYDMIICNYANPDMVGHTGVFEAAVKAIETVDNCMGRVVERVLEKDGAVFVTADHGNAEQMIDYSTGEPMTAHTTDPVPLLYIANDAKGKELRSGILADLAPTMLQVMGLEVPAEMTGKSLIK; encoded by the coding sequence ATGTCAAAGAAACCAGTTATGCTAATGATCCTAGATGGATTCGGAATATCAGACAAAGTAGATGGCAATGCAGTAGCTGCAGCAAAGAAGCCTAACTTTGACAAGTATTTTAATGAATATCCTAATGTGCAGCTTGGAGCCAGCGGAATGGATGTTGGACTTCCAAGAGGACAAATGGGTAATTCAGAGGTTGGTCACTTAAATATAGGTGCAGGAAGAATAATATATCAAGAATTGACAAGAATAACTAAGGCGATAGAAGATGGCGATTTCTTTGAAAAAGCTGAGCTAAATGAGGCTATAGACAAGGCTATAAAAGGTTCAAACTCACTTCATCTTTTAGGACTACTCTCCGATGGTGGAGTTCACTCTCATATAGATCACTTAAAGGCTTTAATAAAGCTTGCCAAGGATAAGGGATTAAAGAAGGTTTATGTTCATGCTTTCCTTGACGGAAGAGATGTTCAACCTGGTTCAGCTAAGGACTTCATTGCGGCTCTTGAAGACTACATGAAAGAAGTTGGAGTTGGGAAAATAGCTTCAATCTCTGGTAGATACTATGCTATGGACAGGGATAAGCGTTGGGAAAGAGTGCAGCTTGCTTATAATGCTATAGTTTTAGGTGAAGGTGAAACTGCTCTTTCAGCTATGGAGGCAATTGAAAGCTCCTACCATGACAACAAAACTGATGAGTTTGTTCTTCCAACTGTAATACTTGAAAATGGAGATCCAACAGCGAAAATAGTTAATGGCGACTCAGTAATATTCTTTAACTTCAGACCAGATAGAGCTAGAGAGATTACTAGAGCTATAAATGATAAAGTTTTTGATGGTTTTGAAAGAGATACACTCAACTTAAATTACGTTTGCATGACTCAGTATGATAAAACAATGGAAGGTGTTTCCGTGGTATTTAAACCTGAATCATACAATAATACTTTAGGAGAGTATATAAGCAGATTAGGTAAGAAGCAGCTAAGAATAGCAGAAACAGAAAAATATGCTCACGTTACCTTTTTCTTTAATGGTGGTGTAGAAGCACCGAATGAAGGCGAAGATAGAGCACTTATAGCTTCACCAAAGGTCGCTACTTATGATTTAAAGCCAGAGATGAGTGCTTACGAGCTTACAGATGAGCTTATAAGAAGAATTGACACTGATGAGTATGATATGATAATCTGTAACTATGCAAATCCAGATATGGTAGGACATACCGGTGTATTTGAAGCAGCAGTTAAAGCAATTGAAACGGTAGACAACTGTATGGGAAGAGTTGTAGAAAGAGTACTTGAAAAAGATGGTGCTGTATTTGTAACTGCCGACCATGGAAATGCAGAGCAAATGATTGACTATTCAACAGGAGAGCCAATGACTGCTCATACAACAGATCCAGTTCCACTGCTTTATATAGCGAATGATGCAAAGGGTAAAGAGCTTAGAAGCGGAATACTTGCTGATTTAGCTCCAACTATGCTTCAGGTTATGGGACTAGAAGTGCCAGCAGAAATGACTGGAAAGTCACTTATAAAATAA
- the eno gene encoding phosphopyruvate hydratase encodes MKIHVDIVDVVARQILDSRCFPTVEVEVTLEDGTIGRAAVPSGASTGIFEAVELRDGDKTQYNGKGVLKAVANVNDVIAPELIGMNIFDQVAIDQTMIDLDGTPNKGRLGANAILGVSLAVAQAAANYLGLPLYQYIGGVNAKALPVPMMNIINGGKHADNNVDFQEFMVMPVGASSFSEALRMSAEVYHSLKSALKARKYETGVGDEGGFAPNLKSNEEAIAVIIEAIEKAGYVPGKDIYIALDVASSELYKEDGKYHLDGEGKTLTPAEMADFYVELVNKYPIISIEDGMAEEDWEGWKLLTEKLGGKIQLVGDDLFVTNTERLERGIKTGTANSILIKLNQIGTLTETLNAIEMAARAGYTAVVSHRSGETEDTTIADLVVATNAGQIKTGAPARSERVAKYNQLLRIEEELGSSAQYRGINAFYNIKK; translated from the coding sequence ATGAAAATTCATGTAGACATCGTAGATGTAGTTGCAAGACAAATTCTAGACTCAAGATGCTTCCCAACAGTAGAGGTTGAAGTTACACTTGAAGACGGAACAATAGGAAGAGCTGCTGTTCCATCAGGAGCATCAACAGGTATATTTGAAGCTGTTGAATTAAGAGACGGAGACAAGACTCAATACAATGGTAAGGGAGTTCTTAAGGCTGTTGCTAACGTTAATGACGTTATAGCTCCAGAACTTATAGGGATGAACATATTTGATCAAGTTGCTATCGATCAAACAATGATCGATTTAGACGGAACACCAAACAAGGGAAGATTAGGAGCTAACGCAATACTTGGTGTATCATTAGCTGTTGCTCAAGCAGCTGCTAACTACCTTGGATTACCTTTATACCAATACATAGGTGGAGTTAACGCTAAGGCTCTTCCAGTACCAATGATGAACATAATCAACGGTGGAAAGCACGCTGACAACAACGTAGACTTCCAAGAGTTCATGGTTATGCCAGTTGGAGCATCATCCTTCAGTGAAGCATTAAGAATGAGTGCAGAAGTTTACCATTCCTTAAAATCAGCTTTAAAGGCTAGAAAATATGAAACTGGTGTTGGCGATGAGGGAGGATTCGCTCCAAACCTTAAGTCAAACGAAGAAGCTATCGCTGTTATAATAGAAGCTATTGAAAAAGCTGGATATGTTCCAGGAAAAGATATATACATAGCTCTAGACGTTGCATCTTCAGAACTTTACAAAGAAGACGGAAAGTATCACTTAGACGGAGAAGGAAAGACTCTTACTCCAGCTGAAATGGCTGACTTCTATGTTGAGCTAGTTAACAAGTACCCAATAATCTCCATTGAAGATGGTATGGCAGAAGAAGATTGGGAAGGTTGGAAGCTATTAACTGAAAAGTTAGGTGGAAAAATTCAATTAGTTGGAGACGACTTATTTGTTACTAACACTGAAAGACTTGAAAGAGGTATCAAAACTGGTACTGCAAACTCAATTCTTATAAAGCTTAACCAAATAGGTACATTAACTGAAACTCTTAACGCTATAGAAATGGCTGCAAGAGCTGGTTATACAGCAGTAGTTTCCCATAGATCAGGTGAAACCGAAGATACAACAATTGCTGACCTAGTTGTAGCTACAAATGCTGGTCAAATAAAGACTGGTGCTCCAGCGAGATCAGAAAGAGTTGCTAAATACAATCAACTTCTAAGAATTGAAGAAGAATTAGGAAGCTCAGCTCAATACAGAGGAATCAATGCTTTCTACAACATAAAGAAGTAA
- the secG gene encoding preprotein translocase subunit SecG: MRIALIVALVIISIVLIISVMLQPSKTNGLSGFVGGGSADTYYAKNKAKTKEVVMARITVLTAILFALDVIALNLIK, translated from the coding sequence ATGCGTATTGCTCTTATAGTTGCTCTTGTAATTATTTCTATAGTATTAATAATATCTGTAATGCTCCAGCCAAGTAAAACTAATGGACTATCAGGTTTTGTTGGTGGTGGAAGCGCAGATACATATTACGCTAAGAATAAGGCTAAAACAAAGGAAGTCGTAATGGCTAGAATAACTGTTTTAACTGCTATTTTATTTGCTTTAGACGTAATAGCTTTAAACCTAATAAAATAA
- the rnr gene encoding ribonuclease R — protein sequence MNIREAVVEFMREKSYKPISIYELAYAMNIEKSDFKMFQDVIYDMEKDGEIIKTRTEHYGVPEKMGLVVGKLQGHQKGYGFVIPEISEPDVFIPISAMGGAMHGDKVIAKITREENEGKRREGEIIRIIKRGNKTIIGTYEDSKNFGFVVADDRRIYQDIFIPKAERNGAKTGQVVIVEITEWPDKRRNPEGRVVEILGSKGDRGIDILTIIKKHGLPEEFPQKVEAFAENIPNEIPEEEYSRREVLRDLRMVTIDGEDAKDLDDAVSIEKLPNNNYRLGVHIADVSHYVKEKNPLDREALKRGTSVYLIDRVIPMLPKKLSNGICSLNPKVDRLALSCFMEIDRSGKVLDHKIVESVIKTSERMTYTDVTKILKDRDEELIRKYEYLHEDFKAMEDLCNILHKKRMGRGAIDFEFEESKIVLNDKGKPIDVKPYEREIANRMIEEFMLVCNETIAEHMFWANMPFVYRIHEDPDLEKLNIFNEFVHNLGYAVKWTKEVHPKALQEIIEKIKGQKEETVVSTLLLRSLKQARYAPQCEGHFGLAAKYYCHFTSPIRRYPDLIIHRIIKEYINGQIDENRTVRLNKEVEYASKQSSEMERVAQDAEREVDDLKKAEYMSDRIGQEFDGIISSVTNFGFFVELPNTIEGLVHISDLDDDYYVYDEKRLSLIGERTKKIYRLGDEVKIKVTKVDIEFREIYFKLVEEQQSGEDGEEETIEIKARRAYPIIPRDQLNSDNILNLEENMD from the coding sequence TTGAACATTAGAGAAGCAGTTGTAGAATTTATGAGAGAAAAATCCTACAAACCTATTTCCATATATGAGCTAGCTTATGCTATGAACATAGAAAAAAGCGATTTCAAGATGTTTCAAGATGTAATCTATGATATGGAAAAGGATGGAGAAATTATTAAAACAAGGACAGAACATTATGGTGTACCTGAAAAAATGGGACTTGTGGTTGGAAAGCTACAGGGGCATCAAAAGGGCTATGGTTTTGTTATACCAGAAATTAGTGAGCCGGATGTTTTTATACCCATAAGTGCTATGGGTGGTGCCATGCATGGTGATAAAGTTATTGCAAAAATAACTAGAGAAGAAAATGAGGGTAAAAGACGCGAAGGTGAAATAATCAGAATAATCAAAAGAGGCAATAAGACAATAATAGGTACATATGAGGACAGCAAGAATTTTGGTTTTGTTGTGGCAGATGATAGAAGAATTTATCAGGATATATTCATTCCAAAGGCTGAGCGAAATGGTGCCAAGACAGGACAGGTAGTTATAGTTGAAATTACTGAATGGCCAGATAAGAGAAGAAACCCTGAGGGAAGAGTTGTAGAAATCCTTGGAAGCAAGGGTGACAGGGGAATAGATATACTTACAATAATAAAAAAACATGGCCTTCCTGAGGAATTCCCTCAAAAGGTTGAAGCTTTTGCAGAAAATATTCCAAATGAAATACCAGAGGAAGAATATTCAAGACGTGAGGTCTTAAGAGATCTACGCATGGTTACTATAGATGGTGAGGATGCTAAGGACCTTGATGATGCTGTTTCAATTGAGAAGCTTCCAAACAATAATTACAGGCTTGGAGTACATATTGCAGACGTTTCTCATTATGTAAAAGAGAAAAACCCTCTAGATAGGGAAGCTTTGAAAAGAGGTACATCTGTATATTTGATTGATAGAGTTATACCTATGCTTCCAAAGAAACTGTCAAATGGCATTTGTAGCTTAAATCCTAAGGTAGATAGATTAGCATTATCCTGCTTTATGGAGATAGATAGATCAGGAAAGGTTCTAGACCATAAAATAGTTGAAAGTGTAATTAAGACTAGTGAAAGAATGACTTATACTGATGTTACAAAGATACTTAAAGACAGAGATGAAGAGCTTATAAGAAAATATGAGTATCTTCACGAAGATTTTAAGGCTATGGAGGACCTTTGCAATATACTACATAAAAAGAGAATGGGTCGAGGGGCTATTGACTTTGAGTTTGAAGAGAGCAAAATAGTTTTAAACGATAAGGGAAAACCAATTGATGTAAAGCCTTATGAAAGAGAAATTGCCAATAGAATGATAGAAGAGTTTATGCTTGTTTGTAATGAAACTATAGCTGAGCACATGTTCTGGGCAAATATGCCTTTTGTATATAGAATTCACGAAGACCCAGACCTTGAAAAGCTAAATATATTTAATGAATTTGTTCATAATTTAGGATATGCAGTTAAATGGACCAAAGAAGTTCATCCTAAGGCCCTTCAAGAAATAATCGAAAAAATTAAAGGTCAGAAGGAAGAAACCGTAGTTAGTACTTTGCTGCTTAGATCACTAAAGCAGGCTAGGTATGCGCCACAGTGTGAAGGTCACTTTGGTTTGGCAGCTAAATACTACTGCCACTTTACTTCACCAATAAGAAGATATCCAGACCTTATAATTCACAGGATTATCAAGGAATATATAAATGGGCAGATAGATGAAAATAGAACAGTAAGACTTAACAAAGAAGTTGAGTATGCTTCAAAACAGTCTTCTGAAATGGAAAGAGTAGCACAAGACGCGGAGAGAGAAGTTGACGATTTAAAGAAAGCTGAATACATGTCTGACAGGATTGGTCAGGAATTTGACGGTATAATTTCCTCTGTAACAAACTTTGGATTCTTCGTAGAACTACCTAATACTATAGAAGGCTTAGTTCACATAAGCGATCTTGATGACGATTATTATGTATATGATGAAAAGCGCTTAAGCCTAATTGGAGAACGCACTAAAAAGATATACAGGCTTGGTGACGAAGTTAAGATTAAAGTAACCAAAGTTGATATTGAATTTAGAGAGATTTATTTCAAGCTTGTGGAAGAGCAGCAGTCCGGCGAAGATGGTGAGGAAGAAACTATAGAAATTAAGGCACGAAGAGCTTATCCAATAATACCAAGAGATCAATTGAACAGTGACAACATACTAAATTTAGAAGAGAATATGGATTAA